One genomic segment of Vibrio sp. SCSIO 43136 includes these proteins:
- a CDS encoding diguanylate cyclase, whose product MNSKTSHSVKRRVLFTLIPTILMASILVGLFLYWGTSHLISNHIKQSELPYRVLQVRNALDRDVLFAKGLTTALALDTFLEEWLENGAPIEQEPILTNYLKRLADHYDIPIVAFADRETKKYWNQDGFLRVLQDDERDGWFYRLVESDQEESSSIYIEEDGTVHVFVNHQNIDGRTLGGVGFAFEDVIEYLAEFQFKESGFVFITDVNGDVKVHPKVAVNSGTTISDLHQGIDTSSLFVKQDFSYVEVGEMIVAAAYVPSLEWYVIAQVPKQELFSVIVSSRNQVLLVVACLSLLFVLLSLWLSRRLSSPIDKLAYHDPLTHCYNRHALKAELSDPQHLALKQTQGFSVILIDLDHFKSINDQYGHDIGDEVLKWFAGSLNESIRTSDSLFRYGGEEFLILCNGTKEQGAKILSEKLHKSLAKLTPPHGHAVTFSAGIAQLDKNESSENWIARADKSLYHAKQNGRNQSKVASELLET is encoded by the coding sequence ATGAATAGCAAAACCAGTCACTCTGTAAAGCGCAGAGTGCTCTTTACCCTTATCCCTACCATCTTAATGGCTTCGATACTTGTCGGGCTATTTCTCTATTGGGGTACCAGCCATCTTATCAGTAACCATATCAAACAGTCCGAACTCCCTTACCGGGTACTTCAAGTTCGCAATGCGCTAGATAGAGATGTGCTATTTGCCAAAGGCCTTACGACCGCTCTTGCGCTCGATACCTTTCTCGAAGAGTGGCTAGAGAATGGTGCACCTATTGAGCAAGAGCCCATCTTGACCAATTACTTGAAGCGACTAGCAGATCACTACGACATTCCCATCGTCGCATTCGCCGATAGAGAGACCAAAAAATATTGGAACCAAGATGGATTCCTGCGTGTGCTTCAAGATGATGAAAGAGATGGCTGGTTTTACCGTTTGGTGGAAAGTGATCAAGAAGAGAGTTCTAGCATCTATATAGAAGAAGACGGAACTGTGCATGTTTTTGTTAATCATCAAAACATCGATGGCCGCACCCTTGGAGGAGTTGGCTTTGCCTTTGAAGACGTCATCGAATATCTCGCCGAGTTCCAGTTCAAAGAGTCTGGCTTTGTCTTTATTACCGATGTTAATGGTGACGTCAAAGTTCATCCTAAGGTCGCCGTCAACTCAGGTACAACGATTTCAGACTTACATCAGGGTATAGACACCAGTTCACTGTTTGTGAAGCAAGACTTTAGCTATGTCGAGGTGGGAGAGATGATCGTGGCGGCAGCGTATGTCCCAAGCCTCGAATGGTATGTCATCGCTCAAGTCCCCAAGCAAGAGCTTTTCTCAGTAATAGTTTCATCACGTAATCAAGTCCTGTTAGTCGTTGCTTGCCTGAGTTTACTGTTTGTTTTACTTAGCTTGTGGTTATCTCGCCGTCTCTCTAGCCCAATCGACAAGTTGGCCTATCACGATCCACTTACTCACTGTTATAACCGTCATGCGCTTAAAGCTGAGCTTTCAGATCCGCAACATCTTGCCCTAAAACAGACCCAAGGATTTAGCGTGATCTTAATTGATCTTGACCACTTCAAATCGATCAACGACCAATATGGTCATGATATCGGTGATGAGGTGCTGAAGTGGTTTGCAGGCAGCCTGAATGAGAGTATTCGTACCTCAGACAGTCTATTTAGATATGGTGGGGAAGAGTTTTTAATTTTGTGTAATGGTACCAAAGAGCAAGGGGCTAAGATCCTCAGTGAAAAGCTGCATAAATCCCTAGCCAAGCTAACACCTCCTCACGGTCATGCGGTGACGTTTAGTGCAGGTATAGCTCAACTCGATAAAAATGAGTCCAGTGAGAATTGGATAGCTCGGGCAGACAAATCACTCTAT